From the uncultured Methanomethylovorans sp. genome, the window CTTGCAAATCTTGGATTAGGCAATATACCCGGAAATGTAGTACTGTTGGTCGAAGAAGACATGGGTAATGTCAAAAGCGTTTTGGTGCAGATGGCAGTGAAAGAACTGCTTCATGATACGAAAAAGATAGTATATATTTCTACTACGCGCTCCCAAGAAGATGTTAAAAATCATATATCTATATCTACAGATAATGAAAAAAATAACTTCACAATATTGGGAAGTTTTAATGAATTGAATTCTCTGTTAGAGATCTGCAAGAAAGATATAAATGTGCTTACAGATGCTAACGAGATGCTGAACCCTTCTCTTAGCACTCTTGTAACTGCCGATGTATGTATCATTGATACTTTTTCCCACCTTTTTATGGAAGAAGATACAGGTACTATCAAAGATGTACTGAATTGTTTTGTTACTATGAGTAGAGAAAACAAAACAACTTTTCTGCTGCTTTCGGATATGGGGATACTTACTGACCGTTCGGAGAGAATCATAAGGGCTATGGCAGACGGAATAATCCA encodes:
- a CDS encoding RAD55 family ATPase, with product MLANLGLGNIPGNVVLLVEEDMGNVKSVLVQMAVKELLHDTKKIVYISTTRSQEDVKNHISISTDNEKNNFTILGSFNELNSLLEICKKDINVLTDANEMLNPSLSTLVTADVCIIDTFSHLFMEEDTGTIKDVLNCFVTMSRENKTTFLLLSDMGILTDRSERIIRAMADGIIQFRTEYVGSKINRYINIPKMPGNPPFNRMVPFNVKGSSIAIDTRERVG